Proteins from one Juglans microcarpa x Juglans regia isolate MS1-56 chromosome 6S, Jm3101_v1.0, whole genome shotgun sequence genomic window:
- the LOC121236567 gene encoding uncharacterized protein LOC121236567 produces the protein MVDGQHDAPPCTLKDYVRPVVNDNYSGIRRQTINANNFELKPALINMVQQAQFSGSPLDDPNIHLAMFLEIRDTVKINDFTEYTIRLRLFPFSLRDKARSWLQFLQPRSITSWQDMAEKFLAKFFPPTKKAKLRSEIGLFKQNDFESLYEAWERTMAKKVAGIHELEPLAALSAQVATLSHHIPALTTQRIPQSAEYVAVTNMTIPSNEVSQEQVQYINNRSYNYRGNPMPNYYHPGLRNHENLSYRNTKNVLQPPPGFDSQQS, from the exons ATGGTTGACGGACAACATGATGCACCGCCATGCACCTTGAAGGATTATGTGCGGCCAGTTGTGAATGACAACTACTCGGGTATAAGACGCCAAACcattaatgccaataattttGAACTCAAACCAGCCTTGATCAACATGGTGCAACAAGCCCAATTTAGCGGATCACCACTTGATGATCCTAATATTCATTTGGCGATGTTCTTGGAGATTCGTGACACTGTAAAGATCAATGATTTTACTGAATACACCATTAGACTGagattgtttcctttttctttgaggGACAAGGCAAGAAGTTGGCTACAATTTCTACAACCGAGAAGCATCACTAGTTGGCAGGACATGGCTGAAAAGTTTCTTGCTAAATTCTTCCCACCTACAAAAAAAGCCAAACTCAGGAGTGAGATTGGTCTATTCAagcaaaatgattttgagtCACTCTATGAAGCATGGGAAAG AACTATGGCTAAGAAAGTTGCTGGGATTCATGAATTAGAGCCATTAGCAGCCCTTTCAGCTCAAGTTGCTACTCTATCTCATCATATTCCAGCTTTGACAACCCAAAGGATACCACAAAGTGCAGAATATGTTGCAGTTACAAATATGACAATTCCGAGTAATGAAGTGAGTCAAGAACAAGTTCAATACATCAACAATCGGAGCTACAACTATCGTGGTAATCCTATGCCAAATTACTACCATCCAGGGCTTCGAAATCATGAGAATTTGTCTTATAGAAATACAAAGAATGTGCTACAACCTCCTCCAGGATTTGATAGTCAACAAAGCTAG